The nucleotide sequence CCTGATTTCCGTGCCTTTTTTACATATATGAGTTCTTATTGGAAACAGGCCCTTGCCGGCGCCCTCATTATGGTTGTCTCCCTCATGGTTTTCCTTTTTGTTATCCCTTATTATTTTATTGAAGGGTCGATCATTTCCCTTATTCTCGGAACGATTGTCTTCTGGGCGTGGCTGACCGTCGTTGCCGCCTGTTTTTATTTTTATCCGACGGTCTTCAGATTGAATAAAAGTATTCTCAAAAGCATCAAGGCATCGTTTGCCTTTTTCTTTGAAAATATATTGTTTTCACTGTTTATGGTTCTGGGAATCATCGTTATACTCCCCGTTTCCGGGATTTTTATTTTCCTTTTTCCCGGTCCGGCAGGCATCCTGTTATGGATCAATGTCTGTTACAAAATAAGGCTTTATAAATACGCCTACCTCGAAGACCATCCGGGTGCGGACAGAAAAAAGATTCCATGGGCGGAGCTTATTCGGGAGGATGATAAGAGGGTCGGAAAACGTACCCTTCGCGGTATGATTTTCCCCTGGAAATCATAGGGTGAAGTATGTTGACATAACGTCACATACGTGTATAACTATGTTAAACGTCTATCATATTCCGGCCGCTAAGCTGCCGGAATTAGAAATTTATTTTGTAGAAGAAGGGAGATAAGATGAAAAAACAGCTTAAAATCATCTCGATGCTGACACTTCTCACTATTATCGTTGCAGGAAGCCTCTATGCCAGGGGCGATCAGGACGCGACAGCGGGAGGTCTCAAGCAGTACACGATCTTCCTCGGACGACCTGCAGAGGATTATCCAAAAGAGGGAACAATTCTCGGAAACTGGATCGAGGAAAAAACAGGCGTGCGTTTGAAATGGGAATTCCCTGTCGGCGATCTGAGACAGAAAGTCGGCCTCATTATCGCGGGCGGCGACTACCCGGACCTGATCGACTGCCGGAATGAAAACCAGGCGCTTTACGATGCGGGAGCGTTTATTCCCCTCGACGATCTCATCGAGAAATACGGTGTGAACGCGAAAAAACTCTACGGAAAACGTATCGATATGCTTCGCAAAGACGACGGCCATATCTACTGGTTTCCGCAGCTTTTTCCCTACGGGGACAAGGTTCAGAGAACATATGAATCCCTCGGGCTTTACGTACAGAAAAGGGTATTGAAGGAGTTCGGCTGGCCGATACCAAAGAATCTGAATGAAGCCTTCGATATGCTTATCGAGTACTGTAAACGCCACCCTGAAACGGACGGAAACAAAACCTATGCCTACACGGCGCTTACCGCGGGCTGGCGGGAGTTCGCGCTTACCAACGCCCCCCACGTTTTTTCCGGCCATCCGAACGACGGGGTTGCGGATGTCGACTGGGTCGGGGGGAAATGGAAGGTATTGCCGTATTGGGCGAATGAAGCTGCGTACAAGGTATACAAACTCTACAACAAGATCCATCTCGCAGGCCTCTATGATACCGAATCATTCGTTATGGACTACGACCAGTACCTTGCAAAACTCGCCTCGGGATCCATTCTGGCTTTCTGCGACCAGCACTGGCAGTTCGAGCGGGTGAGAAACCTCTTGAGAGACCAGGAGCCGAAGGATAGATGGTGGGTCGGCCTTCCCGTCGTCATGGAAGGATACAAGGAAAACCTCGAAGGGCCCCTTGACGCGCAAGTCTCCGAAGGTGTCGGTATTACCGTTGACTGCAAGGACCCCGTGGGCGCCTTCAAGTACCTCGATTTCCTTCTTTCCGAAGAATGCCAGATCGCGAAACAGTGGGGTTTCCAGGGCACGGATTTCGAAATCGATGAAAACGGCCTCTACTACAGAACACCCGAACAAATCGAACGCTGGGACGACACAAAATTCATCGACTACAAATTCGGACAACGGTACTGGATAGAGATATGCGGCTGGCACCACTCATCCTGCTATTCCGACGGGAAAAACGCGGTCAGCCACAGAAGCCAACCTGCCGTTTTCTATGCAAGATTGAAAGACACTGAAAAGGAAGTCCTTGATGCGTACGGTAAAAAGACGTGGTATGACTTCTTCAATCCCCCGGACATGAGAAGGGCCAAATACTTCCCGCTTTGGACCATCAAATTACCGACGGGCGGCGTTGAAGATATCTGCCTGAAACGAATCGAGGAAATCAGAAGGAAATATATACCCCTCCTCATCATGGCGGAACCCGGAAAATATGACGCGGTATGGAAGGAATTCCTGGACGTATTCAACAAAATACCGGACAAGGAAAAACTGGTCGCGTATTATCAAAAAAATCTTGACGATCGTGTCGAAATGTCCGGCGGTTATTAATCCGTATTATTGAAAACTTTAACGGGCGGATACTCCTTGCGGGAGTATCCGCTTTTCCTGTCAATAATATTGAATTCGATATTCTTTTTGAATTATACTTTTAATGGACGGATGTTGATTACATTGTCGTAGATTCCGGGAAAAATGCAATAAAAACGAAAACAAACCAAAGGATTGGGAGGTAAACGATAGATCATGAATTCCAAAACATCTTTTATAAACAGGCTTTTGAATCAACGGCTGCTGCTTCTCATGTCGGTTCCGTTTGTCATCCATATAATTCTTTTCAGATATGTTCCGGTATTCGGATGGGTTATGGCCTTTCAAAACTATAAACCGAACAGACCGATGCTGGATCAGCAATGGGTGGGATTCGAACAATTCACCAACCTCTTCGGCGACTACCAGTTTTTATACGCGTTGAGAAATACGCTTGCAATGTCTGCCATAAAACTCGTTATGGGAACCATATTCGCGGTTCTGGTTGCCATAATGGTGAACGAAACCAAACGGGGGCCGTTTAAAAGGACTGTTCAGACTATCTCCTACCTTCCCCATTTCATTTCGTGGGTTGTGGCGGCTAACCTTGTCCTTGAATTTCTTGCCCCGAACGGATTATTTAACGACATTCTCACCGGCATCGGTATCGTCGATGAAAGGGTGCTGTGGATGGGAAAACCCGAATTGTTCTGGTGGATCATCGGCTGGTCGCATGTATGGAAAACCTGCGGTTTCGGTGCGATCATTTACCTTGCCGCAATGACAGGGATCGATCCGCAGTTGTACGAGGCGGCGGATATGGATGGGGCCGGAAGACTCAGGCGGATATGGCATATTACATTGCCCGGGATAAAACCGGTCTTCGTGATCCTCCTGATCATGAATATCGGCCAGCTTCTCGAAGCCGGATTCGAACAGCAGTTCCTGCTCAAAAACGGCCTCGTGCAGGACTACGCGGAAGTTTTTACCATCTATATCCTCCGCTACGGACTCCAGATGTACCGATATTCATATGCGGCGGCAGCGGGTATCTTCAAGAGTGTTGTGAGTATCCTGCTTCTTTTTACGGCGAACCGTATTTCGAAAAAACTGGGCGAAGAAACATTAATGTAGGAGGAAACGATGAAAGGCAATGTATACGACCATATATTCGACACGGTAAAAATATTATTTCTCCTTTTCATTGTCGCGGCAACCCTCTTGCCGTTTATCAATATTCTCGCGATCTCACTGAACGATCCCATGGACACAATGAAAGGCGGCATCGGGCTTCTGCCCAGATATTTCACCTGGATTAATTATTCCGATATTTTCAAGAACTCGATCATCATACGGGCAACGATCAACTCAATATTACGAACCGCGATAGCGGGGCTTCTTCATACCTTCTGTACCGCAATGGTTGCCTACACCCTGACGAGAAGCAAATTCCTCCTGCGCATACCCATCGCGATGATCTATATCTTCACCATGTATATCGACGGGGGGCTTATTCCGACGTTCTTTCTCTACAGAGCACTCGGTCTTGTCAATTCGTTTCATGTCTATTGGATCCCCGGTCTCACGAGTGCTTGGAATCTACTTGTCATCAGGACCTACATCAAGGGGCTTCCGGAAAGCCTTATCGAATCGGCCCAGATGGAGGGAGCAAACGAGTTTTATATTTTTATGCGTATTATTCTGCCCCTCTCCATGCCCGTTCTGGCAACGATCATCCTCTTTACCGCGGTCTGGCACTGGAATTACTGGTGGGATACCTTTATCTTCAACTCGTCCGATCTCGAACTGACGACCCTCCAGTACGAATTGATGAAGAAAATCCAGTCCGCGAATGCCTCGTTCAGCGGGTCGAGTATATCCGACGCGTTCAGTATGGCCAAGACGCAGGTGGGAGGAAGTACCGTCACACCCAAATCATTGAGGGCCGCCATGACGATCATCGTCAGTATCCCGATCATCATGGTATATCCCTTCCTCCAGCGGTACTTTGTCCACGGACTCACGATCGGCGGTGTCAAGGAATAACGGAAAAATTCTCAGTTCTCACGGTAATAAACGGCCGTCCGGCAAGCAGCGCGAAAACGCGGCTTACCGGACGGCTTTTTTTATCATGAAAGGGCATGAACACCCGGGACACGTAGGTTTCGAGGGATGATACTGTATATACGAAATCCCGACCGGGAGTCTGTCAGGTTTTATTTTTACATTAATTTTTAAATAATCAATGTAATATGCACTTTTTTAGCGTTATATAATACAGGAGAATAATCATCAAGGAGTGTTGTATGATTCAATCAGGTATACATGAATTCCATTTAATTATAACGGATATAATGAAAGAGAATCTGCGCAGCCTGACTTTGTTCGGTTCGAGACGTTCGTTATCAGGTGTCATTGCCGGTATATTGTCCTGTATCGATCCTCTGATTATAAAGGAACACATTTGGGGCAGGCAAAGAATGAATCGTTACCAGGCGGTTTCGGACAATCCCGATGAAAACCGGAAACATGTGCATGTTTATTTCACTGAGGATATGTATCGGAAGATCAAGCTGCTACACGCGGATTTGAATTGTTTTAGTATTGCGCAGCTTGTGCGGTGGTTTTTAGAGTTGTTTTTGGCGATGGTGGAAAGGTATGGAAATGAAGTTATCAAAGAATTTGAGAAAAGATTTAAGCAATGGAGTGTTGGGGAGAAGAAGGCTCAACAGTCTCCACAAAGGAATTTACGACAATTGTTCAAAATAATCCAGCATCTGCCGGGGCAAAATAGATTTATTTCTCTCTATACCACTCATTATTCGCCATTTTGGATACTTCGTCTTTAAAAACCATCTACACACCCACAACTCCACTTCCAGAAAACATACATCTCCATTGTCCCAAAAAAAAGTACAGCAATTTCTTTATATACATTGGCGTATTTTATATAAAACCCATATTACGTTGCCCGTTATGGATACGCCTGCATTCTATTTTTACTTTTTGTTCAACTGCTTGAAAAACTTCGTTACCGCTTCGGCAATCAGCTTTTCATAGATACCATCGACCATTTCCAGGGTAACCAGGTTGTGCGATTCCTGTTTCGTGCTTTCATGGTAATATGCGTTATGCGACCAGCGGGTTATACCGGAGTCCCTGTCGATAAGCTGTATCGTTATTGAAATATACGGGCCGTCCTTTTCATAATCCTGTGAAACGATATAGCCCCATTCATCGATCGTGATACTCAGTATGTATGGTGTTTCGATCTTTTCCCTATAGGGTGAAAAATCGTAGCCTGAATACGTATCCGGCGATTCCTTCAGCTTACTATATTCGATATCCCAGTTGTAAACATAAATATCGTCTATCGAAAATATCTCTTCCGAGGAAAGGGCATTTTCGAGAAACACATCGTTACAGACACGCTGCAATTGATACGGAGAAATATCGTCCAGCATTTTTTCATATTTTGCTTTATAAATACCTTGGAATAATCCCTTTGACACAATATCCATATCAAGCTTAAGTTTGCCTTCTTTTTGAACAATTGTGGAAAACAAGGTAATATCAGTCGGTATTCCTATTGTCGCAGCCGGATATCCAAGCCGCGGAGTCATACAGCCCCATAAAAATGTGATAATGACACATGCTAAAAGAACTGCACTGATTTTTTTCATGATAACTCCTTACGTTACATGCAGGCTGCAAAGCATTTCAATGAATCTGTGTTGTCAACAATACCATAAAACCCGAATTTTTGGCAAGTAGCATCTCGATTAAATAATGAACCGGGATTTTCTCTCCCGGGAGGAACTTCACTTCCGTACACATAAAAAAACGCGCCCTGAAGCGGGCGCGCTTATTTACTTTTAGCCTGTTCGGTTTACCAGAAACTGAAATCCGTTGATGAAACAAGTTTCCAAGTACCTGAATCGTCGATTTCCGTATTCATCGAGTAGTCAAAATAAATCGTTGTACTGAAATCGGGCAGTTTGACATAAGGAATCACATTGATGCCGAGTCCGGAGCCTTCAACCGATGTTCCTGCGATTTTCGCGTTCATACCAATCGCTGCCTTGCCGAGATTGTATTCCGGCTCGATAACGACGATATAAGCCATCTCCGGATCACCGAGATCTGCATCCTTGAGTGCGACATAGTCAAACTCAATACCTGCGCCTACCGAGAAAGCGTCCATTGAATACTTGGCACCAACTAATGCAACAAGGACGTTTGCCGGATTGTCGGCTTCGTCTTCAAAAGGTCCCGTGAACTTGATCAAGAGCCATAAGGTCATGTTAGGAACCATAAGGGCATGGATTCGTGTGAAGACTGAACGGAAGTTTTCCGGCCCGCCGGCAAGAATGTCAGCATCGCTTTTCCATTCAGTTCCATTGAGGACTGTTCCCAACGTGATCTTCAACATATCGGGCATCGTATATGATGCACATACCGCCGTGTTCGTGACATTGTCTTCAAGAAGAGCATCGGCAACCGGGACTCTGTACTGAATAGCTGCAACAAGATTTTCCATTGGAGTAATGGTTGCGAGAATACTCCACCCGTTCAAGCGGCCGACATTCTCTGCGTTCAAATCATTGAACGTCGTGGGAGTCGTTTCCCTGAAGGTATCGTATTCTTCGCGGTAACCGATTTGAATAGTAAGCTCGGGCATAATCTTCAGCAAGCCATAAGCTTCGTTCAGATTGTTGATCAACCCTTCATTGCTATTATACTTGATCTTGAAATGGTA is from Spirochaetales bacterium and encodes:
- a CDS encoding extracellular solute-binding protein, giving the protein MKKQLKIISMLTLLTIIVAGSLYARGDQDATAGGLKQYTIFLGRPAEDYPKEGTILGNWIEEKTGVRLKWEFPVGDLRQKVGLIIAGGDYPDLIDCRNENQALYDAGAFIPLDDLIEKYGVNAKKLYGKRIDMLRKDDGHIYWFPQLFPYGDKVQRTYESLGLYVQKRVLKEFGWPIPKNLNEAFDMLIEYCKRHPETDGNKTYAYTALTAGWREFALTNAPHVFSGHPNDGVADVDWVGGKWKVLPYWANEAAYKVYKLYNKIHLAGLYDTESFVMDYDQYLAKLASGSILAFCDQHWQFERVRNLLRDQEPKDRWWVGLPVVMEGYKENLEGPLDAQVSEGVGITVDCKDPVGAFKYLDFLLSEECQIAKQWGFQGTDFEIDENGLYYRTPEQIERWDDTKFIDYKFGQRYWIEICGWHHSSCYSDGKNAVSHRSQPAVFYARLKDTEKEVLDAYGKKTWYDFFNPPDMRRAKYFPLWTIKLPTGGVEDICLKRIEEIRRKYIPLLIMAEPGKYDAVWKEFLDVFNKIPDKEKLVAYYQKNLDDRVEMSGGY
- a CDS encoding sugar ABC transporter permease; this translates as MNSKTSFINRLLNQRLLLLMSVPFVIHIILFRYVPVFGWVMAFQNYKPNRPMLDQQWVGFEQFTNLFGDYQFLYALRNTLAMSAIKLVMGTIFAVLVAIMVNETKRGPFKRTVQTISYLPHFISWVVAANLVLEFLAPNGLFNDILTGIGIVDERVLWMGKPELFWWIIGWSHVWKTCGFGAIIYLAAMTGIDPQLYEAADMDGAGRLRRIWHITLPGIKPVFVILLIMNIGQLLEAGFEQQFLLKNGLVQDYAEVFTIYILRYGLQMYRYSYAAAAGIFKSVVSILLLFTANRISKKLGEETLM
- a CDS encoding carbohydrate ABC transporter permease, whose translation is MKGNVYDHIFDTVKILFLLFIVAATLLPFINILAISLNDPMDTMKGGIGLLPRYFTWINYSDIFKNSIIIRATINSILRTAIAGLLHTFCTAMVAYTLTRSKFLLRIPIAMIYIFTMYIDGGLIPTFFLYRALGLVNSFHVYWIPGLTSAWNLLVIRTYIKGLPESLIESAQMEGANEFYIFMRIILPLSMPVLATIILFTAVWHWNYWWDTFIFNSSDLELTTLQYELMKKIQSANASFSGSSISDAFSMAKTQVGGSTVTPKSLRAAMTIIVSIPIIMVYPFLQRYFVHGLTIGGVKE